The following proteins are encoded in a genomic region of Coffea eugenioides isolate CCC68of chromosome 6, Ceug_1.0, whole genome shotgun sequence:
- the LOC113773386 gene encoding E3 ubiquitin-protein ligase UPL4 isoform X2, translating into MQMGNRGHKRAETADELPADKRACTLSEFRPSTSNSSIQTPTNSTHETHDADMDSSSATSGSARSDGEGERDSAYGSCDSDNNYRDYYRRGSSGDQTKFNRVLSSLNEDHDESGQLAALTELCELLSFCTDNSLSGLMADSFSPVLVKLARHESNPNIMLLAIRAITYFCDVHPRSSAYLVRHDAVPALCQRLLAIEYLDVAEQCLQALEKISREQPLACLQSGAIMAVLNYIDFFSTIVQRVALSTVVNICKKLPSECPSPFMDAVPILCKLLQYEDRQLVESVSTCLIKITERVCHSSDMLDDLCKHGLVQQATDLINLNSRTSLSPPIYLGLIGLLARLASGSIVAVRTLFEINVSSILQDIVSRYDLAHGMPFNAMVDGQCNQVHEVLKLLNELLPATTREQDNPLASDKEAFLTSRPDLMQRFGLDLLPVLIRVVNSGVNLYVCYGCLSVINKLVYFSKSDMLLDFLQSTNISSFLAGVFTRKDHHVLLLALQVVETLLQKLPDGLLDSFIKEGVCFAVDSLLSPKRSSQFMFSTLSAMEYSDDASQKSASRDARCLCFAFDTGQCPTISRTLTCKLDKDSIRNLAEHIKTSYFATEAINPEKGLTDILQKLKTLSSVLADLVNTHMNDTISEQHEEEFYCILLEIMSVLAGKDPISTFEFVESGIAKSLLNYLSNGQYMERKAGVDGACCQLCIVEKRFELLGNLLLSFRDPHIADFPLPALVRRLQSSLASLETFPVILSHSSRVRSSYATVPHGRGTSYPCLKVQFVKGEEDVFLGDYLKDVVNVDPFSTLTAIDGYMWSKVSVNKSEQAKSATLEESSSFRSRSLDSVESNSMLSHANEMQEERSFSGTGEIASVGDNLVNSADLKDLDNTVEQEQEGSVNKSTDSHGCSKNEDSSPKLFFNLEGQQLDHRLTLYQAIIQQQLKEEIDSSLSSKLWSQVYKISYRKAVNPKNNLAEQCSFQGHDFSSSDKATRSCQCVSFFSDIFYSDFADLNKFSPTYDMICLLKSLEGMNRLRYHVMSRDRMNSFLKCQIDNLYDWKVEAFGVSQSEFVNSKLTEKLEQQMRDPLAVSVGGMPSWCSQLMASCPFLFGFEARCKYFRLAAFGQPAVRHHVSYNDDVGGINGMRQNSGSYPRKKFLVHRNRILDSAAQMMNLHAHQRVVLEVEYNDEVGTGLGPTLEFYTLVSYEFQKGGLCLWREDHAASSCINGSEADNSKILVSPLGLFPRPWLPGVDISNGIQFSEVTKKFVLLGQIVGKALQDGRVLDLPFSKAFYKLILGKELTVYDIQSFDVELGRVLLEFQALIERKRYLESISPGKSSMDLDFFHGTRIEDLCLDFSLPGYPDYVPESVSDSKMVKMSNLQEYISFVVDATIRTGISRQVEAFKSGFDQVFPIRHLQVFTEGELERLLCGERELWDSNALVDHIKFDHGYTASSPPILNFLQIIQEFNYEQQRSFLRFVTGAPRLPSGGLASLNPKLTIVRKHCSKWVDTDLPSVMTCANYLKLPPYSSKERMKEKLLYAITEGQGSFHLS; encoded by the exons ATGCAAATGGGAAATCGTGGTCATAAAAGAGCTGAAACAGCTGATGAGTTGCCGGCAGATAAGCGAGCCTGTACTTTGTCGGAGTTCCGACCAAGTACCTCAAATTCATCAATTCAAACACCAACAAATTCGACTCATGAAACACATGATGCTGATATGGATTCATCATCAGCAACTTCAGGGTCAGCACGATCAGATGGTGAAGGGGAGAGGGACTCTGCATATGGCTCTTGTGATTCGGACAATAACTACCGCGATTACTATAGGCGAGGATCTTCTGGTGATCAAACCAAGTTCAACAGAGTCTTGTCCAGTTTAAATGAAGACCATGACGAATCAGGGCAGTTAGCTGCCCTTACCGAACTCTGTGAATTGTTGTCTTTTTGTACCGATAATTCATTATCTGGTCTAATGGCAGATTCATTCTCTCCAGTCCTCGTAAAATTGGCCAGGCACGAGAGCAATCCCAACATAATGCTTTTGGCCATTAGGGCTATAACTTATTTTTGTGATGTTCATCCACGCTCTTCAGCTTATCTGGTTAGACATGATGCGGTTCCTGCTCTATGTCAAAGATTGCTGGCCATCGAATACTTAGATGTAGCTGAACAA TGTTTGCAAGCATTGGAGAAAATTTCACGTGAGCAGCCACTTGCTTGCTTGCAATCTGGTGCAATTATGGCTGTTTTAAACTATATTGATTTCTTCTCAACAATTGTGCAG AGGGTTGCACTGTCCACTGTGGTAAATATATGTAAGAAGCTTCCCTCTGAATGCCCTTCACCATTCATGGATGCAGTTCCGATATTGTGCAAACTTCTTCAATACGAGGATCGGCAG CTTGTTGAGAGTGTTTCTACTTGCTTGATTAAAATAACGGAAAGAGTATGCCACAGCTCTGATATGCTGGATGACCTTTGTAAACATGGGCTGGTTCAACAAGCCACGGATCTCATAAACTTGAATAGTCGAACTTCATTGTCCCCCCCGATATATCTT GGTTTGATAGGATTGCTTGCCAGACTGGCATCTGGTTCTATTGTTGCTGTCAGGACTCTTTTTGAGATTAATGTAAGCAGCATATTGCAGGATATAGTGTCTAGATATGACCTCGCACATGGCATGCCTTTTAATGCAATGGTTGATGGGCAATGCAATCAG GTGCATGAAGTTTTGAAGTTGCTGAATGAGCTTCTTCCTGCCACCACCAGAGAGCAGGATAATCCACTAGCTTCAGACAAGGAAGCATTCTTGACTAGTCGACCTGATCTCATGCAAAGGTTTGGGTTGGATTTACTTCCTGTTCTGATCCgg GTGGTTAATTCTGGTGTGAATTTATACGTTTGTTATGGATGTTTATCCGTTATCAACAAGTTAGTTTATTTCAGCAAATCTGACATGCTTCTAGACTTCCTTCAAAGCACCAACATCTCAAG TTTCTTGGCAGGAGTGTTTACCAGGAAGGATCATCACGTGCTTCTATTAGCACTTCAAGTTGTTGAGACACTTCTGCAAAAGCTGCCTGATGGTTTATTGGATTCTTTTATAAAGGAAGGTGTCTGCTTTGCTGTTGATTCGCTTTTATCCCCAAAAAGGTCGTCGCAGTTTATGTTTTCTACATTAAGCGCCATGGAGTACTCTGACGATGCAAGCCAAAAATCAGCTTCAAGGGATGCTAGATGCCTATGTTTTGCTTTTGATACTGGTCAGTGTCCAACGATTTCGAGGACTTTAACTTGCAAGCTTGACAAGGATTCCATTAGGAATCTCGCAGAGCATATAAAGACCAGTTATTTTGCAACAGAGGCCATTAACCCTGAGAAAGGACTGACAGATATTTTGCAGAAGCTTAAAACTTTATCTTCTGTATTGGCTGATCTGGTGAACACACACATGAATGACACAATTTCTGAACAACATGAAGAAGAGTTCTATTGTATATTGTTGGAGATTATGTCAGTTCTTGCTGGAAAAGATCCCATTTCCACTTTTGAGTTTGTTGAGAGTGGAATTGCAAAGTCATTGCTTAATTACCTATCTAACGGGCAATATATGGAAAGGAAGGCTGGTGTTGATGGGGCATGCTGTCAGCTGTGCATTGTAGAGAAAAGATTTGAGTTGTTAGGAAATCTACTTTTGTCTTTTCGAGACCCACATATTGCGGACTTTCCTCTTCCTGCTTTGGTCCGTAGATTACAGAGCTCGCTGGCTTCCTTGGAAACATTTCCTGTCATCTTGAGCCACTCATCCAGGGTTAGAAGTTCCTATGCCACTGTTCCACATGGACGGGGCACTTCATATCCTTGTCTGAAAGTTCAGTTTGTGAAGGGAGAGGAAGATGTATTTCTGGGAGATTATTTAAAGGATGTTGTAAATGTCGACCCCTTCTCAACCTTGACAGCAATCGATGGATACATGTGGTCAAAGGTGAGTGTAAACAAAAGTGAGCAAGCAAAATCAGCCACCCTGGAGGAGAGTTCGTCTTTTCGAAGCAGAAGTCTCGATAGTGTGGAATCAAATAGCATGTTAAgtcatgcaaatgaaatgcag GAAGAGAGATCTTTCTCTGGCACGGGAGAAATAGCCAGTGTTGGTGATAATCTTGTGAATTCAGCGGATTTGAAAGACTTGGATAAT ACTGTGGAGCAAGAGCAAGAAGGATCTGTTAACAAAAGTACAGACAGTCATGGATGCAGCAAAAATGAAGATTCTTCACCAAAATTGTTTTTTAACTTAGAAGGGCAGCAGTTGGACCATCGCTTGACACTCTATCAAGCCATCATCCAGCAACAATTGAAAGAAGAAATTGATAGTTCTTTGAGTAGTAAATTGTGGAGTCAAGTGTACAAAATTTCTTACAGAAAAGCTGTCAATCCTAAGAATAACTTAGCTGAACAGTGTAGTTTTCAGGGTCATGATTTTTCTTCATCAGACAAAGCTACACGAAGCTGCCAGTGCGTTTCTTTTTTCTCTGACATCTTTTATTCGGATTTTGCTGATCTCAATAAGTTTAGTCCAACTTATGATATGATATGTCTGCTCAAGAGTTTGGAAGGCATGAACAGGTTAAGATATCATGTGATGTCTCGCGATAGAATGAATAGTTTTTTGAAATGCCAAATAGATAATTTGTATGACTGGAAGGTTGAAGCTTTTGGTGTTTCCCAGAGTGAGTTTGTGAATAGTAAGCTCACAGAAAAATTAGAACAGCAGATGCGTGATCCTTTAGCAGTGTCTGTTGGGGGCATGCCATCGTGGTGTTCCCAGTTAATGGCTTCGTGTCCTTTTTTATTTGGATTTGAGGCAAGATGCAAATATTTTCGTCTAGCTGCATTTGGCCAGCCTGCTGTTAGACACCATGTATCATATAATGACGATGTAGGTGGCATCAATGGCATGAGGCAAAATAGTGGCAGCTATCCTCGTAAAAAGTTTTTGGTTCACCGAAACAGAATTCTCGACTCTGCTGCCCAGATGATGAATCTCCATGCACATCAAAGGGTAGTCCTGGAGGTGGAATACAATGATGAAGTTGGAACTGGTCTTGGTCCAACACTAGAGTTCTACACGTTGGTCAGTTATGAGTTTCAGAAGGGTGGCCTGTGCTTGTGGAGGGAAGATCACGCAGCAAGTAGTTGCATCAATGGCTCGGAGGCTGATAATTCTAAGATTTTGGTGTCTCCATTGGGACTTTTTCCTCGTCCTTGGTTACCTGGGGTGGACATATCTAATGGCATACAGTTTTCTGAAGTGACCAAAAAGTTTGTCCTTTTGGGGCAAATAGTGGGTAAGGCTCTTCAAGATGGAAGAGTTTTGGATCTTCCTTTTTCCAAGGCCTTCTATAAACTCATCCTTGGGAAG GAACTCACGGTTTATGACATCCAGTCCTTTGATGTTGAACTTGGTAGAGTTCTTTTGGAATTTCAGGCTCTTATTGAGAGAAAGAGGTATTTAGAATCTATTAGTCCGGGAAAATCATCTATGGATTTGGACTTCTTCCACGGCACAAGAATTGAGGATCTTTGCCTTGACTTTAGCCTTCCGGGGTATCCAGATTATGTGCCTGAGTCTGTTTCTGACTCAAAAATG GTGAAGATGTCAAACCTACAGGAGTACATATCGTTTGTTGTCGATGCTACCATAAGAACAGGGATTTCCAGACAAGTAGAAGCTTTTAAGTCAGGTTTTGATCAG gTTTTCCCCATCAGACACCTTCAGGTGTTCACTGAAGGTGAATTAGAGCGCTTATTATGTGGGGAGCGTGAGCTTTGGGAT TCAAATGCGCTTGTGGACCACATCAAATTTGATCATGGGTATACTGCTAGTAGTCCTCCTATCCTGAAT TTTCTGCAAATTATACAAGAGTTCAACTATGAGCAGCAGAGATCATTCTTGAGGTTTGTGACAGGAGCACCTCGGCTCCCTTCTGGGGGGCTGGCATCTCTCAACCCAAAATTGACTATTGTCCGCAAG CATTGTAGCAAATGGGTTGACACTGACTTGCCAAGCGTGATGACCTGTGCAAATTACCTGAAGCTGCCACCTTACTCATCAAAA GAACGGATGAAAGAGAAGCTTCTGTATGCCATAACAGAAGGACAAGGCTCTTTCCACCTCTCATAG
- the LOC113773386 gene encoding E3 ubiquitin-protein ligase UPL4 isoform X1, which translates to MQMGNRGHKRAETADELPADKRACTLSEFRPSTSNSSIQTPTNSTHETHDADMDSSSATSGSARSDGEGERDSAYGSCDSDNNYRDYYRRGSSGDQTKFNRVLSSLNEDHDESGQLAALTELCELLSFCTDNSLSGLMADSFSPVLVKLARHESNPNIMLLAIRAITYFCDVHPRSSAYLVRHDAVPALCQRLLAIEYLDVAEQCLQALEKISREQPLACLQSGAIMAVLNYIDFFSTIVQRVALSTVVNICKKLPSECPSPFMDAVPILCKLLQYEDRQLVESVSTCLIKITERVCHSSDMLDDLCKHGLVQQATDLINLNSRTSLSPPIYLGLIGLLARLASGSIVAVRTLFEINVSSILQDIVSRYDLAHGMPFNAMVDGQCNQVHEVLKLLNELLPATTREQDNPLASDKEAFLTSRPDLMQRFGLDLLPVLIRVVNSGVNLYVCYGCLSVINKLVYFSKSDMLLDFLQSTNISSFLAGVFTRKDHHVLLLALQVVETLLQKLPDGLLDSFIKEGVCFAVDSLLSPKRSSQFMFSTLSAMEYSDDASQKSASRDARCLCFAFDTGQCPTISRTLTCKLDKDSIRNLAEHIKTSYFATEAINPEKGLTDILQKLKTLSSVLADLVNTHMNDTISEQHEEEFYCILLEIMSVLAGKDPISTFEFVESGIAKSLLNYLSNGQYMERKAGVDGACCQLCIVEKRFELLGNLLLSFRDPHIADFPLPALVRRLQSSLASLETFPVILSHSSRVRSSYATVPHGRGTSYPCLKVQFVKGEEDVFLGDYLKDVVNVDPFSTLTAIDGYMWSKVSVNKSEQAKSATLEESSSFRSRSLDSVESNSMLSHANEMQEERSFSGTGEIASVGDNLVNSADLKDLDNETVEQEQEGSVNKSTDSHGCSKNEDSSPKLFFNLEGQQLDHRLTLYQAIIQQQLKEEIDSSLSSKLWSQVYKISYRKAVNPKNNLAEQCSFQGHDFSSSDKATRSCQCVSFFSDIFYSDFADLNKFSPTYDMICLLKSLEGMNRLRYHVMSRDRMNSFLKCQIDNLYDWKVEAFGVSQSEFVNSKLTEKLEQQMRDPLAVSVGGMPSWCSQLMASCPFLFGFEARCKYFRLAAFGQPAVRHHVSYNDDVGGINGMRQNSGSYPRKKFLVHRNRILDSAAQMMNLHAHQRVVLEVEYNDEVGTGLGPTLEFYTLVSYEFQKGGLCLWREDHAASSCINGSEADNSKILVSPLGLFPRPWLPGVDISNGIQFSEVTKKFVLLGQIVGKALQDGRVLDLPFSKAFYKLILGKELTVYDIQSFDVELGRVLLEFQALIERKRYLESISPGKSSMDLDFFHGTRIEDLCLDFSLPGYPDYVPESVSDSKMVKMSNLQEYISFVVDATIRTGISRQVEAFKSGFDQVFPIRHLQVFTEGELERLLCGERELWDSNALVDHIKFDHGYTASSPPILNFLQIIQEFNYEQQRSFLRFVTGAPRLPSGGLASLNPKLTIVRKHCSKWVDTDLPSVMTCANYLKLPPYSSKERMKEKLLYAITEGQGSFHLS; encoded by the exons ATGCAAATGGGAAATCGTGGTCATAAAAGAGCTGAAACAGCTGATGAGTTGCCGGCAGATAAGCGAGCCTGTACTTTGTCGGAGTTCCGACCAAGTACCTCAAATTCATCAATTCAAACACCAACAAATTCGACTCATGAAACACATGATGCTGATATGGATTCATCATCAGCAACTTCAGGGTCAGCACGATCAGATGGTGAAGGGGAGAGGGACTCTGCATATGGCTCTTGTGATTCGGACAATAACTACCGCGATTACTATAGGCGAGGATCTTCTGGTGATCAAACCAAGTTCAACAGAGTCTTGTCCAGTTTAAATGAAGACCATGACGAATCAGGGCAGTTAGCTGCCCTTACCGAACTCTGTGAATTGTTGTCTTTTTGTACCGATAATTCATTATCTGGTCTAATGGCAGATTCATTCTCTCCAGTCCTCGTAAAATTGGCCAGGCACGAGAGCAATCCCAACATAATGCTTTTGGCCATTAGGGCTATAACTTATTTTTGTGATGTTCATCCACGCTCTTCAGCTTATCTGGTTAGACATGATGCGGTTCCTGCTCTATGTCAAAGATTGCTGGCCATCGAATACTTAGATGTAGCTGAACAA TGTTTGCAAGCATTGGAGAAAATTTCACGTGAGCAGCCACTTGCTTGCTTGCAATCTGGTGCAATTATGGCTGTTTTAAACTATATTGATTTCTTCTCAACAATTGTGCAG AGGGTTGCACTGTCCACTGTGGTAAATATATGTAAGAAGCTTCCCTCTGAATGCCCTTCACCATTCATGGATGCAGTTCCGATATTGTGCAAACTTCTTCAATACGAGGATCGGCAG CTTGTTGAGAGTGTTTCTACTTGCTTGATTAAAATAACGGAAAGAGTATGCCACAGCTCTGATATGCTGGATGACCTTTGTAAACATGGGCTGGTTCAACAAGCCACGGATCTCATAAACTTGAATAGTCGAACTTCATTGTCCCCCCCGATATATCTT GGTTTGATAGGATTGCTTGCCAGACTGGCATCTGGTTCTATTGTTGCTGTCAGGACTCTTTTTGAGATTAATGTAAGCAGCATATTGCAGGATATAGTGTCTAGATATGACCTCGCACATGGCATGCCTTTTAATGCAATGGTTGATGGGCAATGCAATCAG GTGCATGAAGTTTTGAAGTTGCTGAATGAGCTTCTTCCTGCCACCACCAGAGAGCAGGATAATCCACTAGCTTCAGACAAGGAAGCATTCTTGACTAGTCGACCTGATCTCATGCAAAGGTTTGGGTTGGATTTACTTCCTGTTCTGATCCgg GTGGTTAATTCTGGTGTGAATTTATACGTTTGTTATGGATGTTTATCCGTTATCAACAAGTTAGTTTATTTCAGCAAATCTGACATGCTTCTAGACTTCCTTCAAAGCACCAACATCTCAAG TTTCTTGGCAGGAGTGTTTACCAGGAAGGATCATCACGTGCTTCTATTAGCACTTCAAGTTGTTGAGACACTTCTGCAAAAGCTGCCTGATGGTTTATTGGATTCTTTTATAAAGGAAGGTGTCTGCTTTGCTGTTGATTCGCTTTTATCCCCAAAAAGGTCGTCGCAGTTTATGTTTTCTACATTAAGCGCCATGGAGTACTCTGACGATGCAAGCCAAAAATCAGCTTCAAGGGATGCTAGATGCCTATGTTTTGCTTTTGATACTGGTCAGTGTCCAACGATTTCGAGGACTTTAACTTGCAAGCTTGACAAGGATTCCATTAGGAATCTCGCAGAGCATATAAAGACCAGTTATTTTGCAACAGAGGCCATTAACCCTGAGAAAGGACTGACAGATATTTTGCAGAAGCTTAAAACTTTATCTTCTGTATTGGCTGATCTGGTGAACACACACATGAATGACACAATTTCTGAACAACATGAAGAAGAGTTCTATTGTATATTGTTGGAGATTATGTCAGTTCTTGCTGGAAAAGATCCCATTTCCACTTTTGAGTTTGTTGAGAGTGGAATTGCAAAGTCATTGCTTAATTACCTATCTAACGGGCAATATATGGAAAGGAAGGCTGGTGTTGATGGGGCATGCTGTCAGCTGTGCATTGTAGAGAAAAGATTTGAGTTGTTAGGAAATCTACTTTTGTCTTTTCGAGACCCACATATTGCGGACTTTCCTCTTCCTGCTTTGGTCCGTAGATTACAGAGCTCGCTGGCTTCCTTGGAAACATTTCCTGTCATCTTGAGCCACTCATCCAGGGTTAGAAGTTCCTATGCCACTGTTCCACATGGACGGGGCACTTCATATCCTTGTCTGAAAGTTCAGTTTGTGAAGGGAGAGGAAGATGTATTTCTGGGAGATTATTTAAAGGATGTTGTAAATGTCGACCCCTTCTCAACCTTGACAGCAATCGATGGATACATGTGGTCAAAGGTGAGTGTAAACAAAAGTGAGCAAGCAAAATCAGCCACCCTGGAGGAGAGTTCGTCTTTTCGAAGCAGAAGTCTCGATAGTGTGGAATCAAATAGCATGTTAAgtcatgcaaatgaaatgcag GAAGAGAGATCTTTCTCTGGCACGGGAGAAATAGCCAGTGTTGGTGATAATCTTGTGAATTCAGCGGATTTGAAAGACTTGGATAAT GAGACTGTGGAGCAAGAGCAAGAAGGATCTGTTAACAAAAGTACAGACAGTCATGGATGCAGCAAAAATGAAGATTCTTCACCAAAATTGTTTTTTAACTTAGAAGGGCAGCAGTTGGACCATCGCTTGACACTCTATCAAGCCATCATCCAGCAACAATTGAAAGAAGAAATTGATAGTTCTTTGAGTAGTAAATTGTGGAGTCAAGTGTACAAAATTTCTTACAGAAAAGCTGTCAATCCTAAGAATAACTTAGCTGAACAGTGTAGTTTTCAGGGTCATGATTTTTCTTCATCAGACAAAGCTACACGAAGCTGCCAGTGCGTTTCTTTTTTCTCTGACATCTTTTATTCGGATTTTGCTGATCTCAATAAGTTTAGTCCAACTTATGATATGATATGTCTGCTCAAGAGTTTGGAAGGCATGAACAGGTTAAGATATCATGTGATGTCTCGCGATAGAATGAATAGTTTTTTGAAATGCCAAATAGATAATTTGTATGACTGGAAGGTTGAAGCTTTTGGTGTTTCCCAGAGTGAGTTTGTGAATAGTAAGCTCACAGAAAAATTAGAACAGCAGATGCGTGATCCTTTAGCAGTGTCTGTTGGGGGCATGCCATCGTGGTGTTCCCAGTTAATGGCTTCGTGTCCTTTTTTATTTGGATTTGAGGCAAGATGCAAATATTTTCGTCTAGCTGCATTTGGCCAGCCTGCTGTTAGACACCATGTATCATATAATGACGATGTAGGTGGCATCAATGGCATGAGGCAAAATAGTGGCAGCTATCCTCGTAAAAAGTTTTTGGTTCACCGAAACAGAATTCTCGACTCTGCTGCCCAGATGATGAATCTCCATGCACATCAAAGGGTAGTCCTGGAGGTGGAATACAATGATGAAGTTGGAACTGGTCTTGGTCCAACACTAGAGTTCTACACGTTGGTCAGTTATGAGTTTCAGAAGGGTGGCCTGTGCTTGTGGAGGGAAGATCACGCAGCAAGTAGTTGCATCAATGGCTCGGAGGCTGATAATTCTAAGATTTTGGTGTCTCCATTGGGACTTTTTCCTCGTCCTTGGTTACCTGGGGTGGACATATCTAATGGCATACAGTTTTCTGAAGTGACCAAAAAGTTTGTCCTTTTGGGGCAAATAGTGGGTAAGGCTCTTCAAGATGGAAGAGTTTTGGATCTTCCTTTTTCCAAGGCCTTCTATAAACTCATCCTTGGGAAG GAACTCACGGTTTATGACATCCAGTCCTTTGATGTTGAACTTGGTAGAGTTCTTTTGGAATTTCAGGCTCTTATTGAGAGAAAGAGGTATTTAGAATCTATTAGTCCGGGAAAATCATCTATGGATTTGGACTTCTTCCACGGCACAAGAATTGAGGATCTTTGCCTTGACTTTAGCCTTCCGGGGTATCCAGATTATGTGCCTGAGTCTGTTTCTGACTCAAAAATG GTGAAGATGTCAAACCTACAGGAGTACATATCGTTTGTTGTCGATGCTACCATAAGAACAGGGATTTCCAGACAAGTAGAAGCTTTTAAGTCAGGTTTTGATCAG gTTTTCCCCATCAGACACCTTCAGGTGTTCACTGAAGGTGAATTAGAGCGCTTATTATGTGGGGAGCGTGAGCTTTGGGAT TCAAATGCGCTTGTGGACCACATCAAATTTGATCATGGGTATACTGCTAGTAGTCCTCCTATCCTGAAT TTTCTGCAAATTATACAAGAGTTCAACTATGAGCAGCAGAGATCATTCTTGAGGTTTGTGACAGGAGCACCTCGGCTCCCTTCTGGGGGGCTGGCATCTCTCAACCCAAAATTGACTATTGTCCGCAAG CATTGTAGCAAATGGGTTGACACTGACTTGCCAAGCGTGATGACCTGTGCAAATTACCTGAAGCTGCCACCTTACTCATCAAAA GAACGGATGAAAGAGAAGCTTCTGTATGCCATAACAGAAGGACAAGGCTCTTTCCACCTCTCATAG